CGCCCACGGCGAAGGCGCGGTTCGCGTACCCAGGGGATTAATACTGTACGACCGGCTCGTACCGGTATGCAAATCACCGGCTACGACCTGTACGAAGTCCCGCCGCGCTGGCTCTTCCTCAAGATCGAGACGAGCACCGGGCTGGTCGGCTGGGGCGAGCCGATCGTGGAGGGGCGGGCGAAGACGGTGCGAACGGCGGTCGAGGAGCTGTTCGACAGCTATCTCGTCGGCAAGGACCCGCTCCGGATCGAGGACCACTGGCAGGCGATGTACCGCGGCGGGTTCTATCGCGGCGGTCCGATCCTCATGAGCGCGATCGCGGGGATCGACCAGGCGCTCTGGGACATCAAGGGCCGCCACTACGAGGCCCCGGTGTACGACCTGCTCGGGGGCAAGAGCCGGGAGAAGATTCGCGTCTACAAGTGGATCGGCGGGGATCGGCCCGGCGACGTGGCGAGCGAGGCGACCCGGCTCGCGGAGGCCGGCTACACCGCCTTGAAGATGGACGCGACCAACCAGACCCGTCACGTCGAGGGGCGCGAGGTGCTGGAGGGGATCGTCTCGCGGATCGAGCACGTCCGGAGCGAGGTCGACGACGCGGTCGACATGGCGGTCGATTGTCGGGGTCGGGTCTCGAAGTCGATGGCGAAGACGCTGACCCGCCGGCTGACCGAGTTCGACCTGCTGTTCGTCGAGGAGCCGGTGCTGCCGGAGAACCTCGAACACCTCCCCGTGATCGCGAACCAGGCGGGCACCCCGCTCGCCGCGGGTGAACGGCTCTACTCACGGTGGGACTACCAGCCGGTGTTCGAGGACGGCGCGATCGACGTGATCCAGCCCGACGTCTCCCACGCCGGCGGCATCTCCGAGATGCGGCGGCTGGCGAGCGCCGCCGAGACCCACGACGTCGCGGTCGCGCCCAACTGCCCGCTCGGGCCGATCGCGCTCGCGTCCTCGCTCCAGGTCGTGACCCACGTCCCGAACTTCCTCGTTCAGGATCACGGGTTCGACGTCCACTCGGACGCGCGGGGGCCCGCCCACGAGTACCTCGCGGGGGAGTCGCCGTTCGTGTTCGACGACGGCTATCTCGACACGCTCGACGAGCCCGGACTGGGTATCGAGATCGACGAGTCAGTGGTCGCGGAGAAATCCGCGATGGAGACCGACTGGCACAATCCGATCTGGCGGCACGAGGACGGCAGCATCGCGGACTGGTGACCGCGAGGATCGTGTCGGCGTTGGGACGGATCTACTGGATGGCCCACCGGATATCTTCGACGAGCGTTCCGCTGACCGGTCGTGGGGAACGGGTTCGCCACCGATCGCGTGGCGTCATTCGACCCACCCGCGGTAGGCGGTGTTGATCTCGATGACGCCGGCGACGTTTTGGAGAGCTTGGGGGAACTCCTCCTCGAAGGCTTCGTCCGAGAGGTCCGCGGTGGAACTGCTCACGCTGAGCGCGCCGAGGAGACCTCCGGCGTCGGTGACGAGGGCGGTCGAGACACACCGGACGCCCTCGAACTGTTCGTTATCGTCAAACGCAATTCCTCGCGAACGGACGTCGGCTATCTCTGCGCGCAGAGTCGCCGGGTCCACGATGGTGTTTCGAGTGTGTCGCGTCAACGCTCCCCGTTCGAGGAACGCATCGAGATACGAGTCGTCGAGGGCGGCGAGCATCGCCTTCCCCGCGGCGGTGCTGTGGAGATGCTCGCGCGTGCCGAGCGTGGTCGGGATCTCCTCGTGGGGACGTTCCGAGGACTGATACAGCGTGACGGCGTACCCGTTGCGCTCGACGACGAGTCGGGCGGTCTCGCCGGTGGTGGCCGCGAGCCTGTCGACGCCCTCCTTTCCGGACTGAAACACCGCCTCGCGCTCGCGGGCCGCGCCACCGTACGAGAGCGGTCGGAGGCCGAGGCGGTAGGTCCCGTCGACCTGCTGGACGAAGCCGTGTCGCCGGAGGGTCGTCAAGTAGTGATGGACGGTAGCCTTCGAGAGACCCACCGCGTCGCCCAACTCCGTGACCCCTGCGGTCTCCCGGGCGAGGAGCTCGTCGAGGATGCGAACCGCGTTGTCGACCGAGTTGATCGTCTTCGCGCCGTCGGCGTCCGGGGTCATGTCGGGGGTTGTGCGTGTCGATATAAATATTCGGCCCTCGTCGCGGGCCGGGGCTCACTCGTTTTCGGCGTAGATACGGTCGACGACCTGCTGGACGGCGAGCGCCTGTTCGGTGGTGTTCACCGACGGCGGGGCGTCCTCGGTGATCGCCGTCGTGAACGCGCGCAACTGCTCCCGGTACGGGTCGTTCGAGTTCACCGTGACCGAAGCGTCGAGATAGTGGTCCATGCCGCCCGTGTTCGCGCCGTAAAATCGAAGGCTCTGGTCGACCTCGGCCATATCGTCGAGGCGGTCGGTGATGTCGAGTACCGCGCCACCCTCGGTGCCGTAGAGCTGGTATCTGTGCACCGACTCGGCGTTGGCCGCCCACGCGACTTCGAGCGTCGCGGTGGTTCCGTCCTCGTAGGTCAAGAACCCCGACGCCGAGTCCTCGACGTCGAACATGTTCGCGTCGGCGTCCTCACCCCACATGTCGAGGTAGGCGTAGGACTCGCGGTGGCCGAAGTCCTGACGGGTCGTGGCGGCGACGTCGTCGATCACCGGCGCGTCGAGGAAGTGGTGAAGGAGGTCGATCAGGTGAATGCCGATGTCGATCACCGCGCCGCCGCCGGCGATCTCCGAGGAGGTGTACCACGACCCGCGACCCGGCACCCCACGCCGCCGGATGTACGCTGCCTGAACGTGTCTGATCTCCCCAAGGTATCCCTCGTCGATGTACCACTTGAGGACCTTACAGACGTTCAAAAATCGACTCTGGAAGCCGACCATGCAGAGACAGCCCGTTTCACGCGCGGTTGCGGCGATCCGTTCGGCGCTTTCGAGGGTGTGGGCCAGCGGCTTCTCGACGAACACGTCGAACCCGCGCTCCATCGCCGCCGTGGCGACCGGCTCGTGGAACTTGTTCGGCGTCGTGACGAGAACGCCGTCGAGATCGCGTTCGAAGAGTTCGGCGGGGCGTTCGAACACCGCGGTGCCGACGCGGCGCTCGAACTCCTCGCGGGCGTCCGGGCTCGCGTCCGAACCGTAGACGGTGTGGCCGAACTCGGCGAGGATTTTCGCCCGGAGGAGACCGTAGGTCCCGAGCCCCGCGACCCCGATTTCGAGCGTGTCCTCGGTCATAGTTGTCCCTCCGGAGCGAGTGTGATACCGCTTTCGACCGATCGGACCTCGAAATCGTTTCCCAATATCAAACGATCGAGTTTCACGGCCACATACCTACCACGACATCCGGATCAAAGCATTGCAACGAGTCAGCCAGGTGCCACGGCATTTATTCGGCCCAAAGTAAATCTTTTACCGACACGGCCCCAACCTGTGTGCATGGCCACCACATCAACGGCCCACGACGAACGCCCCTACATCGACGGGGAGTGGGAGAGCGGCGACGGCGTGATCGAGGTCGATGATCTCGCGGAGGGCGGCGTGTTCGGTCGGATCGCCGCCGCGGGCCCGCTCCAGGCCGAGGCCGCGCTCGACGCGGCCGAGAACGCACAGACCGCGATGGCCGCGTCGACGATCCCCGAGCGGGTGGCGTGGCTCGAAGCCATCGCCACGGAGCTGCGCGACCGGAAGGACGAGCTCGCGGACGTGATCGTTCGCGAGGCGGGCAAACCGGTGTCGAGCGCCCGGGGCGAGGTCGAGTCGGCCGCCGAGCGCTTCGAGCGCGCCGTCGAGGAGGCACGGGGACTGGACGGGGAGTTCCGTCCGGGGACGACCGCGGGCCACGAGGGGTGGGAGGCGATCGTCAAACCCGAGCCCCGCGGGACCGTGCTCTGTATCACGCCGTACAACTACCCGCTCTCGACGACCGCGCTTCAGGTCGCGCCCGCGCTCGCCGCCGGCAACAGCGTCGTGCTCAAGCCCGCGAGCAAGACCCCCGTGAGCGCCGCCGTCCTGACCGACGTCATCGCCTCGACCGACGTTCCGGCGGGCGGGTTCAACTTCGTTCCCGGACACGGAAGTTCGATCGGCGACGTGCTCGCCGGCTCGGACCAGATCGACGCGATCGCGATGACCGGTTCCTCGGGCGCGGGCGAGCACGTCGCGCGCCAGAGCGGCATCGTGAACCTCCACATGGAGCTCGGGGGCAACGCGCCCGCCGTGGTTTTCCCCGACGCCGACCTCGACGAAGCCGCCGCGGCGTGTGCGAAGGGCGGGCTCAAGTACGCCGGCCAGCGGTGTTCGGCGATCAGCCGCGTGCTGGTCCACGAGTCGATCCACGACGACCTCACGGAGCGGATCGAGAGCGAGATGGACGCCTACTCGACGGGCGATCTCTTCGACGAGGAAACGGCGCTCGGACCGCTCATCAGCGACGATCAGGCCGATTGGGTCGAGGAACTCGTCACCGACGCGGTCGATCGGGGTGCCGAGATCGTTCGCGGCGGCGGGCGCAGTGGACGAGAGTTCGAGCCCACGCTACTCGGCCGTGTTCCGGAGAGCGCACGCCTCGTCGCCGAGGAGCAGTTCGGGCCCGTGATCCCGGTGACGACGTTCGCCGACGAGGATCACGCCATCGAGATCGCCAACGGAACCGACCTCGCGCTCGACGGCTGCGTGTTCACGACCGAGTACGATCGCGCGCTCCGGGTCGCCGAGCGGATCGACGCCGGCGGGGTCCGGATCAACGGTGCCCCCTCGCACGGCCTCGGCGACATCCCGTTCGGCGGGAACGAGAGTTCGGGAATCGGCCGCGAGGGGATCGGGACGAGCATCGAGGGGTTCGTCCGGTACAAGAGCATCGTGCTCTGAAGACACGGCTTCGAGACAGTCCGTCGACCGGACCTGCCAGGAGAAACCGTTTTACCGCCGACCCGAGATCACGGGGTATGGCACGATCGGCCATCCAACTGTACACGCTGCGCGCGCTCGACGAACCGCTCGACGAACTGCTCGCTCGGGTCGACGACGCGGGGTTCGAGGGCGTCGAGTACGCAAACCGGATCGGCGATGCGGACGCCGACGCCGTCCGGACCACGCTCGACGAGACGGGTCTCGAATCGGTCGCGGGCCACGTCGGGATCGACGCTCTCGAAGACAACGCCGACGATACCGTCGAGTTCTACCGGTCGCTCGGGTGTGAGCACCTCGTGGTGCCGTGGCTCGATCCCGAGTGCTTCGAGAACGAGGCCGCTATCGAGGAGACCGCGGATCGGCTGATGACGGTGGCCGAGACGGTCGACGATCACGGGATGGCGCTGTCCTATCACAACCACGATCACGAGTTCGCCGAGGTGAACGGCCGGCCGGCGTTCGAGCATCTCGCGGAAGCCACCGAGGAGCCGCTCGGCTTCGAACTCGACTGCGGCTGGACCACGGTGGGGGGTGCGGACCCCGTTGCCGTCCTCGATCGGTGGGCGGACCGCGTGTCACTCATCCACGTCTCCGACGCCGACGAGTCGGGCTCGCCGGTCGAAGTCGGCGACGGCGTACTCGACGTAGCAGCCTGTGCGGCAGCAGCTCGGGAGCACGACGTCGAGTGGGCGATCTACGAGCACGACGACCCCGACGATCAGATGGCGTCGGTCGTCCACGGCGCGGACGTGCTGGAACGGTTCTGAGGAACAGGAGTGTGCTTTCGGTGTAGCGGCTAGGGACCACAACGATTCGACGCAGCACTTACGAGCTGTCGAGTGCGCCGACGAACGACGCCTCGGCGTCGCGCCACGCCGCGACCACCCGATCGTATTCGGGGTCGCTTTCGGCGTCGTCGATCCGGTCGCGCTCGGCGAGCCAATCGACGGTGCGGCGGACGCCTTCTTCCCAACTGATCGTCTGCTCGAACCCGAGATCACGGCGAGCCTTCGCCGTGTCGAACACCGTGCTGAACCGGAGATGATCCTCGAGACCGCCGGTCCGGTCGGGGACCGCCGCAGTGAGCGCGTCGGTCGGGATATGGACGAGATCGGGGGCGGGCGCGTCGAGCGCGTCGGCCGCGCGGCGGTGGTACTGATTCCACGTCATCGGCCGTTCGCACGTCACGTGGTAGGCCTCGCCGATCGCCGCCCGGTTGTCGAGCGCCCCGACGAACGCGCCCGCGACGTCGTCGCGGTGACACGGCCCCCAGATCGACGTGCCGTCGCCGTGGACCACGATCGGTTTTCCCTCGCGGAGCCGGTCGATGTAGGCGGTCCCGTCGCCGAGCGTGTGGATCAGCGTTCCGCCCTCGCCGTAGGTGTGCCACGGTCGGAGCACCGTCGCCGGGAACCCACGGTCGCTGTGGGCTTCGAACAGCCGATCCTCGCAGGCGGCCTTGTCGGCTCCGTACTCGCTGACCGCGGGACTGCGTGCCGCTGACTCGACGATCGGCATGTCCGCAACCGGACGGTGATAGACGTCGATCGTGCTGCAGAAGACGTACTGCTCGATCTCGCCCGCGAACGCACGGATCGTGGATTCGACGTCCGCTGGCTCGAAGGCCACCATGTCGATCACGCGATCGACGTCGAGGTCCGCCATCTGTTCCTCGAAGCGGTCGTAGTCGGTTCGGTCGCCGGTGACGTGTGCGACGCCCGGCGGGAGGTCGGCGTCGGTGCGGCCACGGTTGTACACCGTCACGTCGTGTCCGGTGTCGACGAGCTGGCGGGTGATTCCCGTACTGATCAGTCCCGTGCCGCCGATGACGAGGACGTGCATGTGCCGACCTCGGTCGTGGTTCGGATAAACGTCCCGACGGTATCGAGATCGTCTCCATCGATAGCGATCGTCGGCCCACACCGTCCGCATCGATCGAGCGAAAGCACTATACTGCTGGTCCCCGCTGTCCGCAAACGAGATGGACCAACACAGGGTCGCCATTATCGGTACTGGCCCGGATCCGCGAAACCCCACGGTCGAGGGGTTCGCGATGGGGTATCGACACGCCGAGGCGTATCGGAACAACGAGGACTGCCGGCTCGTCGCCTGCGCCGACCTCGTTCCCGAGAATGCCAACGCGTTCGCCGAGACGTTCGATCTCGGCGAGGACGGGATCTACGCGGACTACGAGGACATGCTCGCCGCGGTCGAGCCCGACGTCGTCAGTGTCACCGTGCCGCCCGCGATCCACGAGCAGGTCGTCGTGGACTGTGCGCGCAGCGGGGTCGTCGACGCCGTCCACTGCGAGAAACCGATGGCGCTCTCGTGGCCGAGCGCCGAGCGGATGGTTCAGACCTGTTGGCGGCGGGACGTCCAGCTCACGTTCAATCGTCAGCGCCGGTTCGGCCGGCCGTTCACCGAGGCCGACCGGCTGCTCGACGCCGGCGAGATCGGTGCGCTCCGCCGGATCGAGATCGGGTGGGGCGACTTCTTCGACACCGGCGCACACACCGTCGATCTCGCGGGGATGTTCAACGACGACCGACCGGCCGAGTGGGTCATCGCCCAGCTCGACTATCGCGAGGAGGACGTCCGGTTCGGTGCCCACCAGGAGAACCAGATGTTCGCCCAGTGGCGCTACGACAACGGCGTCCACGGCGTGCTCTCGACCGGCGCGGGCGCGTCGCTGACCGACGCCGCGATCGTGCTTCGGGGGACCGACGGGACGCTCCGGATCGACGTCGACGACGATCCGATGCTCGAACTCGAACGGGATGGCCGGCGGGAGGCGATCGACGTCGGCGGCGAGACGATGCACGCAACGGCCGACGACGGCGATCGGTTCGGCTCGCGGTTCCACGATCGCTCGATCGGCGACGTGATCGACGCGCTCCGGACCGGCGAGGAGTCACAGCTCGCCGGTCGGATCGGCCTCAACACCGCGGAGATCCTCTTCGGTGGCTACGAGTCGGTCCGTCGGCGGGGGCGAGTCGACCTCCCGCTCGACGTCGACGACAGTCCGCTCGAAGCGATGGTGGATTCGGGCGCACTCTCGCCGTCGGGAATGGACGACGACGAGACGTAACCCGTCACAGTGCGGTCGTTTCACGTTCATCAGTCGTTCCATCGACGAGATCACCGACCGTTACGCATATGCCGCTCGCCGCCGCCGTTCGTGGCAATGACACACGCTACCGCGGACGATATTCGCGAACTCGACCCCGACGAGATCACGCCGGCGGATGTCGACATCGAACACGTCCGGGCCGCGCTCACCGACGAGGAGAACCTCGTTCGGACACACGCCGCCAAGATCGCCGGTACGCTCGCGAACCAGGATCCCGATGTAGTGGTGGCGCTGGTGCCGACGCTCCTCGATCGGCTCGCGGAGGATCACTCGGTCGTTCTGAAGGAGAGCCTCACGGCGCTCGCGCTCGTCGCCGACGAACGACCCGCCGAACTCGCCGACGGAGTGCCAGCCCTCGTCGATCTCCTCGACCACGATCTCCCGCTGGTGCGGACGTTCGCCGCACGCGTCGTCCGTCCGCTCGCGGCCGAGCACCCCGAGTGGTTCGCGACCGAACTCGACGACCTCCTCGCAACGCTCGACGGCGAGATCACGGATCTCGTCGAGGAACTCGAAGAGCCACCGATGGGCGGTCTCTCGACGTTCGAGCAATACCGTGCCATCGGCGAGGAGGGACGGAAGCGACAGCTCGCCGCGCGGGCGGTCGCGGCGAACGTCGTCGTGGCGGTCGCCGAGGCCGACAGCGACGCGGTGGTCGAACACGTTCCGGAACTCGTCGACCTCCTCGACGGCGACGACACCCTGCTGGTCGCGACGAGTGCCGACGCGATCGCGAACGTCGCCGAGGACCACCCCGACGCCGCGACTGCGGCAGTCGAGCCGCTGTGTGCGTGTCTCGACGGCCACGACGAGACCGCGAGGGCGAGCGCGGTGGCTGCGCTCGGGTTCGTCGGGGACGACGAGGCGGTCGGGCCGCTCCGCGAGGTTGCGAACGATGAGGAGGCCGACGAGGACCTCCGTGCGCTCGCCGCCGACACCGCCGACTGGCTCGATCGCGACGCCTGAGATCAGGGCTCGCGCTGGCGGCGCGCGGCGTACCAGTACAGTCCGATCGCGACCGCTCCCAGCCCGACGATCAGGACGAGATTGACGTACGCGATCGTGCGCGACTCGGTTCCGGGCTGTCCGAACGCGAACGTGATCGCACTCAGCAACGCCATCAACACCAGAAACGCCCAGAGCAATCGGAAGTACTCCCGTGATTCGTAAACCAGCGTCCAGAACTCGTCACGCCACGACATACTCGCCACGTTCGGGGCCCGGTTCAAAGAAGCTTCGCCCACGGGTCGATTCCGGAAGGCTCGGCAGTCAGTCGGTGAGTTCCGGGCTGTCCCAGTACTCGTGGTCGTCGTCCTCGCGGAAGCACGCCACCCGCTGGCCGTCGTGCTGATAATCCGGCGGCGATTCCTGACGGCACGCTTCACGTGCCTCCGGACACCGGGTGTGGAACCGACAGCCCGACGGCGGGTTCACCGGATCCGGGATGTCGATCTTCCGCATCGGCGGTTCGCCCGCCTCCCGGAGCGAGAGGTCCGGCGTCGCCCACCGCAACACGTTGGTGTATGGGTGGTGAGGGTCGTTTACCATGTCCTCGGCGGGACCGATCTCGGCGAGTTCGCCGAGATACATCACCCCGATCTTGCCGTCGCCGTGCTGGGTGAAGTAGCGCGCGTTCGAGAGATCGTGGCTGATGAACACGTAGGAGGTATCGAACTCGTCCTGGAGGTCGAGCATGAGATCCATCATCTCCACCCGCAACGAGACGTCGAGCGCGCTGATCGCCTCGTCGGCGAGGATCACGTCGGGGTTCATCAGGAGGGCGCGACACAGCGCGACCCGCTGTTTCTCGCCGCCCGAGAGCTCGTGAGGGTAGCGATCGGCGAAATCGGCGGCCGGCGTCATTCCGACGTGTTCGAGGAGCGCGTAGATGCGCTCGCGGCGCTCCCCCCGGCTCAGGTCCGCGCCCGTCAGCCGGAGCGGCTCCGAGAGGATCGAGATCAGCCGGCGGTTCGGATTGAGCGAGCTCCCGGGGTCCTGGTGGATGATCTGGAGCGACTGGCGGATCTCGTCCCACGTGATGTCGGCGTCGCTCTTGCCGTCGCGGACCTTCCAGATATCGTGACCGCGATACTTCACGCTGCCGCCGGTCGGGCGCTGGAGCCCGATCGAGGTCTTCCCGAGCGTGGTCTTCCCACAGCCCGACTCGCCGACCAGCGAGAGCACGTCGCGTTCTTCGAGGTCGAAGCTCACGCCGTCGACGGCCCGCACCGTTTGAGTCTCGCCGCCGAAGTCGAACAGACCGGGCCGGTTCTCGAAGTGGACCTCCACGTCGGACAGCGAGAGTACCGGCTCCGACCCGGTGGTGTCGTCGTTACTGCTCATCGGCGGCACCTCCCCCGGTCGCCGCGGTATCGCCGAGCGAGTCGGCGTAGTTCAGCGGAATTTCCTCGATCGCTTCCTCCCAGTGGAAACACGCCGCGCCGTGGCCCTCGGAGACCTCGTGATAGCCGGGGACCTCCTCGCGACACCGATCGGTCGCGAGCGGGCATCGTGGATGGTACGCACAGCCGCTCGGGAGGTTGATCGGGGCCGGGCTCTTGCCGTCGATCGGCCGCATCTCCTCCAGGGGTGCGTCGAGGTTCGGCGTCGAGTTCAGGAGTGCGCGGGTGTAGGGGTGGCCCGCGCCCTCGATCATCTCGCGGGTGTCGGCGATCTCGACCAGCTTGAACGCGTACATCACCGCGAGCCGGTCGGCGAGCGCCGCGACCAGCGGCAGGTCGTGGGTGATAAAGACCATCGTGAGGTCGTACTTCTCGCGCAGTCCTCCGAGAAGCTGAAGGATCGAACGCTGCATCAGGAGATCGAGCGCGGCGGTCGGCTCGTCCATCACCAGCAGGTCGGGATCGAGCACGAGACTGAGTGCGATCAGCGCGCGCTGGGTCATCCCGCCCGAGAGCTCGTGGGGGTACGAGTCGAGCACGCGGTCGGGATCGAGGTAGAGATCCGAGAGCAGCTCGCGCGCCCGCTCCATCCCCGCCCCCTCGTTCGCGTCGTGGGCATCGAGCGTCTCCTTGAAGTGACCCCGAATTTTCATCGTGGGGTTGAACGAGCTCATCGCGCCCTGAAACACCATCGAGATCTCCTCCCACCGCATCGAGCGGAGCTCCGACTGGGAGAGTTCGAGGACGTCGGTCTCGGTCCCGTCGCTCGGCCGGTAGACGATCTCGCCCGAGAGCAGTCCGGGGTTCGGCACCGCGTCGAGCATCGCCGAGGCGAGCATCGACTTCCCGGAGCCGCTCTCGCCGACGATCCCGAGGATCTCGCCCCGCTCGATCTCGAGCGAGACGCCGTCCAGAACGTACGATTCCCCGTCGTCGTAGGTCACCGACGCGTCGTTCATCCGGATGATCGGATCGGACGCACCGATGGTGTCGCGTTGCTGAGTTCGTTCCATCGACATCAGGTCATCACCTCGTTGCTCGCGGTCGTTTCGTCGTCGATTTCGCCGGCGGTGGATTCGGACTTGCCCGCGAGCCGCGTCCGGACCCGAGGGTTGAACACCCGATCGAGCCCCTGGGACAGCAGGATGAGCGCGAGCGCGATCCCCATGATCGCGAGCATCGGGACGATCAGCTGGTAGAGCGCGCCGGTCCCGACCAGCGCCCCGGCCTGCTTGTAGGCGTTGTTGAGCTGGAGCCCCCAGTTCGCGACCGACGTCGGGAGGATGCCGAGGTAGTACAGCCCGACCGAGGTGAACACGACGTAGCGGGCGGCGTTCGCGAAGTTCACCAGCACGTACGGCATCAGGTTCGGGATGATGTCCTTGAACAGGATCCGCGAGGTGCTCGCGCCCATCGTCCGCGAGGCCTCGACGTAGGAGTTCTCACGGAGCGTGAGCACCTGTGACCGGATCGCCCGGGCGAGCCCGGCCCAGTAGTTGATCGTGATCAGCACGCCGATGAGGGCGGGGTTGGTCGGCTCGAACACGACTGCGAGCACCATCACCAGCGGGAGACCCGGGATCGACATCACCACGTCCGAGAAGGAGGTCAGTCCCCGATCCACGACGCCACCCTTGTAGCCGGCGACGGTCCCGATCATCACGGCAACGCCGGTGGCGAACACCCCACCGGTGGCGATCATGATCAGCATCGAGGGGGTGGCGTGGATCACCATCGCGAGGACGTCCTCGCCCGCCCCGGTCGATCCGAGCGGCGCACTCCACACCTCGAACGGGCGAAGGCCCCGAGCCGCCTGATTCGACGTCGGCTGGCGATAGAACAGCGACGCGATCGCCATCAGGACGTAGATCCCGAGGATCGCCCCGCCGATCTTGGTTCGGCGATCGTTCCACGCGACGACGCCGGGCTTGTAGACGAACTCCCCGTAGAAATCACGGAGGCGCTCGCCCCACGTCACCTCGACGTCGGAACTGGTCGTCTCGAACGAGAACTCGCCGCTCACGGATTCGGACTCAGTAGGCTTCACTGGACTCACCCGATTCGATCCGCGGATCGATCTTGCCGTACGTGAGGTCGGCGATGTACACCGAGAGCACCAGCGCGATCGTGATGACGAGGAAGATCCCCATCATCAGGGGGTAATCCCGGTTTTCGAGCGCCTGGAACAGGTAGTAGCCGATCCCGGGGTAGGTGAACACCTCCTCCAGGATCGGCGAGCCGCCGAAGTAAAACCCGATGAGGGTCAGGAAGCCGGTGTACATCGGGAGGATGGCGTTGCGTGCGACGTATCGCGTCGAGATACGCCGATCGGAGAGACCACGCAGCCGGGCGACCCGGACGTAGTCCTCGCCGAGCACCGAGATGGAGTTGCCCCGCATCGCGAGCGCCTGGAGTCCCGCGCCAGTGATGACCAGCGACGCGATCGGCAGCGCCGCGTGGCG
This portion of the Halococcus agarilyticus genome encodes:
- the dgoD gene encoding galactonate dehydratase; translated protein: MQITGYDLYEVPPRWLFLKIETSTGLVGWGEPIVEGRAKTVRTAVEELFDSYLVGKDPLRIEDHWQAMYRGGFYRGGPILMSAIAGIDQALWDIKGRHYEAPVYDLLGGKSREKIRVYKWIGGDRPGDVASEATRLAEAGYTALKMDATNQTRHVEGREVLEGIVSRIEHVRSEVDDAVDMAVDCRGRVSKSMAKTLTRRLTEFDLLFVEEPVLPENLEHLPVIANQAGTPLAAGERLYSRWDYQPVFEDGAIDVIQPDVSHAGGISEMRRLASAAETHDVAVAPNCPLGPIALASSLQVVTHVPNFLVQDHGFDVHSDARGPAHEYLAGESPFVFDDGYLDTLDEPGLGIEIDESVVAEKSAMETDWHNPIWRHEDGSIADW
- a CDS encoding Gfo/Idh/MocA family protein; translated protein: MDQHRVAIIGTGPDPRNPTVEGFAMGYRHAEAYRNNEDCRLVACADLVPENANAFAETFDLGEDGIYADYEDMLAAVEPDVVSVTVPPAIHEQVVVDCARSGVVDAVHCEKPMALSWPSAERMVQTCWRRDVQLTFNRQRRFGRPFTEADRLLDAGEIGALRRIEIGWGDFFDTGAHTVDLAGMFNDDRPAEWVIAQLDYREEDVRFGAHQENQMFAQWRYDNGVHGVLSTGAGASLTDAAIVLRGTDGTLRIDVDDDPMLELERDGRREAIDVGGETMHATADDGDRFGSRFHDRSIGDVIDALRTGEESQLAGRIGLNTAEILFGGYESVRRRGRVDLPLDVDDSPLEAMVDSGALSPSGMDDDET
- a CDS encoding Gfo/Idh/MocA family protein, which gives rise to MTEDTLEIGVAGLGTYGLLRAKILAEFGHTVYGSDASPDAREEFERRVGTAVFERPAELFERDLDGVLVTTPNKFHEPVATAAMERGFDVFVEKPLAHTLESAERIAATARETGCLCMVGFQSRFLNVCKVLKWYIDEGYLGEIRHVQAAYIRRRGVPGRGSWYTSSEIAGGGAVIDIGIHLIDLLHHFLDAPVIDDVAATTRQDFGHRESYAYLDMWGEDADANMFDVEDSASGFLTYEDGTTATLEVAWAANAESVHRYQLYGTEGGAVLDITDRLDDMAEVDQSLRFYGANTGGMDHYLDASVTVNSNDPYREQLRAFTTAITEDAPPSVNTTEQALAVQQVVDRIYAENE
- a CDS encoding NAD-dependent epimerase/dehydratase family protein; the encoded protein is MHVLVIGGTGLISTGITRQLVDTGHDVTVYNRGRTDADLPPGVAHVTGDRTDYDRFEEQMADLDVDRVIDMVAFEPADVESTIRAFAGEIEQYVFCSTIDVYHRPVADMPIVESAARSPAVSEYGADKAACEDRLFEAHSDRGFPATVLRPWHTYGEGGTLIHTLGDGTAYIDRLREGKPIVVHGDGTSIWGPCHRDDVAGAFVGALDNRAAIGEAYHVTCERPMTWNQYHRRAADALDAPAPDLVHIPTDALTAAVPDRTGGLEDHLRFSTVFDTAKARRDLGFEQTISWEEGVRRTVDWLAERDRIDDAESDPEYDRVVAAWRDAEASFVGALDSS
- a CDS encoding IclR family transcriptional regulator produces the protein MTPDADGAKTINSVDNAVRILDELLARETAGVTELGDAVGLSKATVHHYLTTLRRHGFVQQVDGTYRLGLRPLSYGGAAREREAVFQSGKEGVDRLAATTGETARLVVERNGYAVTLYQSSERPHEEIPTTLGTREHLHSTAAGKAMLAALDDSYLDAFLERGALTRHTRNTIVDPATLRAEIADVRSRGIAFDDNEQFEGVRCVSTALVTDAGGLLGALSVSSSTADLSDEAFEEEFPQALQNVAGVIEINTAYRGWVE
- a CDS encoding aldehyde dehydrogenase family protein, with amino-acid sequence MATTSTAHDERPYIDGEWESGDGVIEVDDLAEGGVFGRIAAAGPLQAEAALDAAENAQTAMAASTIPERVAWLEAIATELRDRKDELADVIVREAGKPVSSARGEVESAAERFERAVEEARGLDGEFRPGTTAGHEGWEAIVKPEPRGTVLCITPYNYPLSTTALQVAPALAAGNSVVLKPASKTPVSAAVLTDVIASTDVPAGGFNFVPGHGSSIGDVLAGSDQIDAIAMTGSSGAGEHVARQSGIVNLHMELGGNAPAVVFPDADLDEAAAACAKGGLKYAGQRCSAISRVLVHESIHDDLTERIESEMDAYSTGDLFDEETALGPLISDDQADWVEELVTDAVDRGAEIVRGGGRSGREFEPTLLGRVPESARLVAEEQFGPVIPVTTFADEDHAIEIANGTDLALDGCVFTTEYDRALRVAERIDAGGVRINGAPSHGLGDIPFGGNESSGIGREGIGTSIEGFVRYKSIVL
- a CDS encoding sugar phosphate isomerase/epimerase family protein yields the protein MARSAIQLYTLRALDEPLDELLARVDDAGFEGVEYANRIGDADADAVRTTLDETGLESVAGHVGIDALEDNADDTVEFYRSLGCEHLVVPWLDPECFENEAAIEETADRLMTVAETVDDHGMALSYHNHDHEFAEVNGRPAFEHLAEATEEPLGFELDCGWTTVGGADPVAVLDRWADRVSLIHVSDADESGSPVEVGDGVLDVAACAAAAREHDVEWAIYEHDDPDDQMASVVHGADVLERF